The proteins below are encoded in one region of Desulfallas thermosapovorans DSM 6562:
- a CDS encoding AAA domain-containing protein, with protein sequence MPLKNEEKRVGKERLLRVFQYLKALNEHRNPVKKQIREQPWVLWFEELPEHNCISYTGYIEIAENETNDQLADDFIIRVRRPKLTAAPKPPDQLLEWLENGWDDPEQEIRIIKVREEIDGNGEAQLIRFDEEPQRLRALENWQRKRESWAKNEIPARQAMKIFERFYDLYVWLQKESERYELVIGDGVLNWRCSNINIHHPVLLQRVQLEFNPDIPEFSVIETDHGSELYTAVFQSITDVDGREIAHSRNELSENNYHPLGGEVTAGFFKRLVNRLSSKGEYIGEGVPGKDADEPKIGRSPVLFLRTRTFGFATAIESVLEDLPQRENINGSLYSVVGVGSDFASEREEGAADKSLTEQEILLSKIANREQIEIVKRLEKHNAVLVQGPPGTGKTHTIANLLGHLLAQGKSVLVTSHTTKALRVLRRQVVKELRPLCVSVLNNDSVSRKQLEDSVETIVEWLSSFDALQLERKAQELTKQRNKVLAELNKLRQELLNACYDEYKDVVVNGVGYPPSDAARIVSKGFGQNDWIPSPVTLGAPLPISQHEAVELYRTNISVKPEDEIELGGILPKPQDLVIPEDFKQLVKEINELSTLNLPYREDLWNEACACKIPDEINSLSKRMIKAVEALNDEKWNLAIIAAGYKGGAHRVPWESLLKKINEVVDAAAQIQEIIYKYQPKVSDRYSLDEQASIADQIVSHLSSGGKFGLLTFLRHSKWKNFIESSSVSNKTPSAIEHFKALRDYIQLLQLREELTGRWDMQVSVLGAPVLEELKQPPEEIAAQYSILIKNCLDWHNTVWEPLVKELISYGFRWDMFINEQPPNLNPYGELIKLKKAVAGPLEKILDYRAKYIRYTQIKNDLDKMRRTLEVTGGNGEGAQLTSRILNAVSRRDPELYKQAFQRLVDLYGRRSDLQLRREILERIDKVAPAWSAAIRERQAPHDAGALPGDIETAWLWRQLHDELEKRAQTSLIDLQQKIERLSTELRRITKELIKNKAWAAQLRRITLHEKQALEGYLNIMKRIGAGTGKRVPRLRAEARRKTSECREAVPVWIMPLARVAENFDPRFARFDVIIIDEASQCDLMGLIAMYMAQQVIIVGDHEQVSPAAVGQKLDVVEQLINEHLQGIPNNILYDGQRSVYDLAKESFGGTICLLEHFRCVPEIIQFSNKLSYNWRIKPLRETSQVNLKPHVIAYRVKDAVAENKVNKEEALTIASLIVAAIEQPEYENKTLGIISLVGDEQAMEIEKQLRLHLPENEFERRRIICGNAAHFQGDERDVMFLSVVDSCDNPPLKMRGPGYLDMYKKRYNVAASRACDQMWVVHSLDPRTDLQAGDLRRQLIEHAENPQVIMNEYESAEKDTESDFEKEVMLRLISAGYKVTPQWKAGYLRIDLVVEGNGSRLAVECDGDRYHTIENLEEDMARQAILERLGWTFVRIRGSVFYRDPDKAMQPVFDRLNELGITPQGADSNLGETRDIDLVEQELKDRVCRRAAELRREWMDSENKYDLFELEDVDYEEVHKTNVNQPAYSNVTLFSTDNTINTTGQYTYENTATVGSTDELHFNSVKPVSGVFEALDDYIMSLGRDVKRRKTKTYFAYKRGKNFACVIPSTKKILVYLRIDPNTVKLEKNFTRDVTRINHPGTGDLELTIKSFKDLEKAKSLIYMSYSGRSSYLLQ encoded by the coding sequence ATGCCTTTAAAAAACGAAGAAAAACGTGTTGGAAAAGAACGTTTATTACGAGTATTTCAATACCTTAAAGCGCTCAATGAGCATAGAAATCCCGTAAAAAAACAAATACGGGAACAGCCTTGGGTTTTATGGTTTGAGGAACTTCCGGAACATAATTGCATTTCTTATACCGGGTATATCGAAATAGCCGAAAATGAAACAAATGACCAATTAGCGGATGATTTTATCATTCGCGTACGCCGGCCCAAGTTGACTGCAGCCCCCAAACCCCCGGATCAACTTTTGGAATGGCTGGAAAATGGGTGGGATGATCCAGAACAGGAAATAAGAATTATAAAGGTCCGCGAAGAAATAGACGGAAATGGTGAGGCACAACTGATTCGGTTTGATGAGGAGCCCCAACGCTTGCGAGCATTGGAAAACTGGCAGCGCAAGCGAGAATCGTGGGCTAAAAACGAAATCCCTGCTCGCCAGGCCATGAAGATATTTGAACGATTTTATGATTTATACGTCTGGCTCCAGAAAGAATCAGAACGTTATGAACTTGTCATCGGGGATGGGGTACTAAACTGGAGATGTTCCAATATAAACATACACCACCCGGTTTTGCTTCAGCGCGTACAATTGGAATTTAACCCGGATATACCCGAATTCAGCGTAATTGAAACAGATCACGGATCTGAGTTGTATACAGCAGTTTTTCAGTCCATTACAGATGTTGACGGGCGGGAAATCGCCCACAGCCGCAACGAATTATCAGAAAACAACTATCATCCTTTAGGTGGTGAGGTCACTGCCGGTTTTTTTAAACGCCTGGTGAACCGACTTTCATCCAAAGGGGAATATATTGGTGAAGGTGTACCCGGCAAAGATGCAGATGAACCAAAGATTGGTCGAAGTCCAGTGCTCTTCTTGCGTACCCGCACATTTGGTTTCGCCACTGCTATTGAAAGTGTTTTAGAAGACCTGCCGCAGCGGGAAAATATTAACGGTTCATTGTATAGTGTGGTAGGCGTAGGAAGTGATTTCGCCAGTGAACGTGAAGAAGGCGCGGCTGACAAGTCATTAACAGAACAAGAAATTCTATTAAGTAAAATTGCTAACCGGGAACAAATAGAAATTGTTAAAAGGTTGGAAAAACACAATGCCGTTTTAGTGCAGGGACCCCCTGGTACAGGTAAAACACACACTATTGCCAATCTTTTGGGACATTTATTAGCACAAGGCAAAAGTGTATTGGTGACCAGCCATACTACCAAAGCATTACGTGTATTGCGCCGCCAAGTAGTGAAAGAACTTAGGCCATTGTGTGTTAGCGTATTGAATAATGACAGCGTAAGTCGTAAGCAGTTAGAGGATTCGGTTGAAACAATTGTTGAATGGTTGTCTTCATTTGATGCGTTACAGCTTGAAAGGAAAGCCCAAGAATTAACTAAACAACGAAATAAGGTTTTAGCGGAACTGAATAAATTACGACAAGAATTATTAAATGCGTGCTACGATGAATATAAAGATGTGGTGGTTAACGGGGTCGGGTATCCTCCTTCAGATGCGGCTCGCATCGTTTCTAAAGGATTTGGCCAAAATGATTGGATTCCGTCGCCCGTTACTTTAGGTGCACCATTACCAATTTCTCAACATGAAGCTGTGGAGTTATACCGTACTAATATTAGTGTTAAGCCTGAAGACGAGATAGAGCTTGGTGGCATTTTACCTAAACCACAAGATTTGGTTATCCCAGAGGATTTTAAGCAATTAGTAAAAGAAATTAATGAATTATCCACACTTAATTTACCTTACCGCGAAGACCTTTGGAATGAAGCGTGTGCATGCAAAATACCTGATGAAATAAATTCATTGAGTAAGCGAATGATAAAGGCAGTGGAAGCTTTAAATGATGAGAAATGGAATTTGGCAATTATTGCTGCTGGTTACAAAGGTGGTGCACACCGAGTACCCTGGGAGTCTTTATTAAAGAAAATCAATGAAGTTGTTGATGCAGCCGCTCAGATACAGGAAATAATTTATAAATACCAGCCTAAGGTTTCCGACCGTTATTCGTTGGATGAACAAGCATCAATTGCTGATCAAATAGTGTCTCACCTAAGCAGCGGCGGAAAATTCGGCCTTTTGACATTTCTGAGACATTCGAAATGGAAAAACTTCATTGAAAGCTCATCAGTTTCAAACAAAACTCCTTCAGCCATTGAGCATTTTAAAGCGCTAAGGGATTATATCCAGTTACTACAGCTAAGGGAAGAACTGACAGGCCGGTGGGATATGCAGGTTTCTGTATTAGGAGCTCCGGTTTTAGAAGAACTTAAGCAGCCTCCAGAAGAGATAGCGGCTCAGTACAGCATATTAATTAAAAATTGCTTGGACTGGCACAATACGGTATGGGAGCCCCTTGTAAAAGAATTAATATCTTATGGTTTTCGTTGGGATATGTTTATTAATGAGCAACCGCCCAATCTAAACCCATATGGTGAACTAATAAAGTTAAAGAAGGCAGTTGCGGGACCTTTAGAAAAGATTTTAGATTATCGTGCAAAATATATTCGGTATACGCAAATAAAAAATGACTTGGACAAAATGCGCCGCACATTGGAAGTTACAGGTGGTAATGGTGAAGGCGCTCAATTGACCAGCCGTATTCTAAACGCTGTAAGCAGGCGTGATCCAGAACTATATAAACAGGCATTTCAGCGCCTTGTAGATTTATACGGCCGGCGAAGTGATTTGCAATTGCGGCGTGAGATACTGGAACGGATTGATAAAGTTGCGCCAGCATGGTCAGCGGCAATAAGAGAGCGGCAAGCACCCCATGATGCAGGGGCGTTACCCGGAGATATTGAGACAGCATGGTTGTGGCGCCAGTTGCACGATGAACTAGAAAAACGGGCTCAGACTTCCCTGATTGATTTACAGCAAAAAATAGAAAGACTAAGTACAGAACTAAGAAGAATTACGAAGGAACTAATCAAGAACAAAGCTTGGGCCGCTCAATTACGCCGGATAACACTGCATGAAAAACAGGCTCTGGAGGGTTACCTCAATATAATGAAAAGAATCGGGGCTGGTACAGGCAAGCGAGTACCAAGGTTGCGTGCCGAAGCCAGGCGTAAAACGAGCGAATGCAGGGAAGCCGTTCCTGTTTGGATTATGCCGCTTGCCCGCGTAGCTGAAAATTTCGACCCACGTTTTGCCCGGTTTGATGTAATTATTATTGATGAAGCCAGCCAATGTGATTTAATGGGGTTAATAGCAATGTACATGGCACAACAGGTAATCATTGTGGGTGACCACGAGCAGGTTAGCCCGGCTGCAGTGGGGCAGAAGCTGGATGTCGTTGAACAATTAATTAATGAGCATTTACAGGGTATACCCAACAATATCCTGTATGATGGTCAGAGATCGGTTTATGACCTTGCCAAAGAATCATTTGGTGGTACTATTTGCCTGTTGGAACATTTTCGTTGTGTACCGGAAATAATTCAATTTAGTAATAAGCTATCTTACAATTGGCGGATTAAGCCGCTGCGTGAAACCAGTCAAGTTAATTTGAAACCGCATGTAATTGCCTATAGGGTCAAGGATGCAGTTGCAGAAAACAAGGTAAACAAAGAAGAAGCACTTACGATAGCATCGCTAATTGTTGCTGCCATAGAACAGCCTGAATATGAAAATAAAACCTTAGGTATTATTTCTCTGGTTGGTGACGAACAAGCTATGGAGATCGAAAAACAACTTCGTCTTCATTTACCGGAAAATGAATTCGAGCGCCGGCGCATTATTTGTGGTAACGCTGCTCATTTTCAGGGTGACGAAAGGGATGTAATGTTTTTATCGGTTGTTGATTCATGTGATAATCCGCCCTTAAAAATGCGCGGACCAGGTTACCTTGATATGTACAAAAAAAGGTATAACGTTGCGGCAAGCAGGGCATGCGATCAAATGTGGGTTGTGCATTCCCTGGATCCACGTACTGATCTTCAGGCCGGTGACTTGCGCCGTCAGTTGATTGAGCATGCCGAAAACCCACAAGTTATTATGAATGAATATGAATCTGCAGAAAAAGATACTGAATCGGATTTTGAAAAAGAAGTAATGCTGCGTTTAATTTCTGCTGGTTATAAAGTAACACCTCAATGGAAAGCAGGGTATTTGCGAATTGATTTGGTAGTAGAAGGAAACGGAAGCCGTCTTGCCGTGGAATGTGACGGCGATCGTTACCATACCATTGAAAATTTAGAAGAGGATATGGCCCGGCAAGCGATACTTGAGCGCTTAGGGTGGACCTTTGTGCGTATTCGCGGGAGCGTGTTCTATCGCGACCCGGATAAAGCAATGCAACCGGTATTTGACCGACTTAATGAATTGGGGATTACACCACAAGGTGCTGATTCTAATTTAGGAGAGACAAGAGATATTGATTTAGTGGAACAGGAATTAAAGGATCGGGTCTGTCGTCGAGCAGCTGAATTAAGGCGTGAATGGATGGATTCGGAGAATAAATATGATCTATTTGAATTGGAGGACGTAGATTATGAAGAAGTGCATAAAACAAATGTAAATCAACCGGCATATTCTAACGTAACGCTGTTTTCAACCGATAACACTATAAATACAACAGGACAATATACTTATGAAAATACAGCAACAGTTGGTTCAACTGATGAATTACATTTTAATTCAGTAAAACCTGTCAGCGGGGTTTTCGAGGCATTAGATGACTATATAATGTCGTTGGGTAGAGATGTAAAAAGAAGAAAAACAAAAACTTATTTTGCATACAAGCGTGGAAAGAATTTTGCGTGCGTAATACCATCTACCAAAAAGATATTAGTTTACCTAAGGATTGACCCAAATACTGTTAAACTGGAAAAGAATTTTACCAGAGATGTTACCAGAATAAATCACCCGGGAACAGGTGATTTGGAATTGACAATAAAAAGTTTCAAGGATTTAGAGAAAGCTAAATCCCTTATATACATGAGTTATAGCGGGCGAAGTAGTTATTTATTACAGTGA
- a CDS encoding Swt1 family HEPN domain-containing protein — protein MSYSNLERVGKGLEILRRGLSPYIAREFKAKWGGRWWQVVSETSLPGSIGLESKKEGQDADEAYATLDVQALLVLMWHNWNEVFQAKLGHAGRSYVSELREVRNRWAHQQPFTADDAYRALDTITRLLEAISSEHARLSKKLSRDLLRLRFDDEAKKAKKRSAQEVTQTGTIPGLKPWREVITPHPDVASGRYQQAEFAADLAQVLHNEAEMEYQDPTEFFKRTYLTEGLSHLLKMAIERLSGVGGDPVVQLQTSFGGGKTHSMLALFHLFGGQIAPGQIPGLEPILSKLGLSHLPRCNRAVMVGTDLSAAQPRIKPDGTAVNTLWGEMAYQLGGPRAFEMVAREDRQGVSPGSGVIKEILDQYGPALILIDEWVAFARNIYGVSGLCAGSFDANMTFAQALTEGAKRSRQSMVITSIPASDIEIGGEGGQAALERLQNTFGRLESVWKPAAMEESFEIVRRRLFSDAIDYAARDAVINAFMKMYREQQKDFPRECNESDYQRRMNIAYPVHPELFDRLYQDWSTLERFQRTRGVLRLMAAAIHQLWEREDKSLLIMPGTLPLDSPPVRYEMTRYLPDGWPPVIDTDIDGPISRPLALDRDNPNMGRYSACRRVARTIFVGSAPSVAAMRVRGLEEVRLKLGCVQPGESAATFGDALRRLVEQLTYLYSDNTRFWYDTRPSVNRLATDRAEQLGDYAGEEIKKRLLKIRDKGDFAGVHMAPGSSADVADEQCTRLVVLDYKHYHSSGNDHSPALQAAKDILENRGGGPRQYRNTLVFVATEKNRVPELERAARQYLAWKSIDAEKEELNLDSFQTKQVVTNVQRTNETLDARIQEAYAYLLVPTQEGTGPIDWEVSRISGGSESMVLRANKKLLNAQHLITKWSPAILKMELDRWLWKESPHITIKNLWSYLTTYCYLPRLKDETVLMQTINDGICGTEYFAYAANITDEGKYQGLKIGLMLPSGTLYMDNISLLVKPEVALQQIEEEKRKKEAAEKATQGGATYTIKPDNGKTAISEPDKPEPGDEIIEQPKPKRFYGSVKLNSTRVGRDAGTIAQEVIAHLTSLMGADVQISLDITATIPEGAPDDVVRIVTENCRTLKFDTHGFEDE, from the coding sequence ATGTCTTACAGCAACCTTGAACGCGTCGGTAAAGGGTTGGAAATATTGAGAAGAGGCCTTAGTCCCTATATAGCCAGGGAATTCAAGGCTAAATGGGGTGGCAGGTGGTGGCAGGTTGTTTCCGAAACATCCCTGCCGGGCAGCATAGGCCTGGAAAGCAAAAAAGAAGGCCAAGACGCCGACGAGGCCTATGCCACCCTGGATGTACAGGCCTTGCTGGTCTTGATGTGGCACAACTGGAACGAAGTGTTTCAGGCCAAACTGGGACACGCCGGCCGCAGTTATGTAAGCGAATTGAGGGAAGTGCGCAACCGCTGGGCGCACCAGCAGCCCTTTACCGCCGACGATGCCTACCGGGCGTTGGATACCATCACCCGGCTGTTGGAAGCAATATCCTCCGAGCATGCCCGGTTAAGTAAAAAACTTAGCCGTGATTTATTGCGTTTGAGATTTGATGACGAGGCTAAAAAGGCTAAAAAAAGGAGCGCTCAAGAAGTTACCCAGACCGGTACCATACCTGGTTTGAAGCCCTGGCGCGAAGTAATTACGCCTCACCCGGATGTCGCCTCCGGCAGGTACCAGCAGGCGGAGTTTGCCGCCGATTTAGCCCAGGTTTTACATAACGAGGCGGAGATGGAGTACCAGGACCCAACTGAATTCTTCAAGCGGACTTACTTAACGGAAGGTTTGTCTCATTTATTGAAAATGGCCATCGAGCGTTTATCCGGCGTTGGCGGGGACCCGGTGGTGCAGCTGCAAACATCTTTTGGCGGCGGCAAAACACACTCCATGCTGGCCCTGTTTCATCTTTTCGGCGGGCAAATCGCCCCCGGCCAAATCCCCGGTTTGGAACCCATCCTGAGTAAGCTGGGTTTAAGCCATTTACCCAGGTGCAACCGGGCGGTTATGGTAGGCACGGACTTATCTGCAGCCCAGCCGCGAATTAAACCCGACGGCACGGCGGTAAACACCCTTTGGGGTGAAATGGCCTATCAACTGGGTGGACCCAGGGCCTTTGAAATGGTGGCCAGGGAAGACAGACAAGGGGTTTCCCCGGGCTCCGGAGTGATTAAGGAAATATTGGATCAATATGGACCCGCACTGATCCTAATTGATGAATGGGTGGCCTTTGCCCGCAACATCTACGGCGTTAGCGGTTTATGCGCCGGGAGTTTTGACGCCAACATGACCTTCGCCCAGGCGCTCACCGAGGGGGCCAAACGCTCCCGGCAGTCGATGGTGATTACCAGTATACCGGCATCGGATATCGAAATTGGAGGCGAGGGCGGCCAGGCGGCATTGGAAAGGTTGCAAAACACCTTTGGCCGGCTGGAGTCGGTTTGGAAGCCGGCGGCAATGGAAGAAAGCTTTGAGATTGTACGCCGCCGTTTGTTCTCCGACGCCATTGATTATGCAGCCCGGGATGCCGTTATAAACGCATTCATGAAAATGTACCGGGAGCAGCAAAAAGATTTTCCCCGGGAGTGCAATGAAAGCGATTACCAGCGCAGAATGAACATTGCCTATCCCGTGCACCCGGAATTATTCGACAGGCTATATCAGGATTGGTCCACTTTGGAGCGGTTTCAGCGCACCCGCGGCGTGCTGCGCCTGATGGCGGCAGCCATCCACCAGTTATGGGAGCGGGAGGATAAATCACTATTGATTATGCCGGGCACCCTTCCCCTGGACAGCCCGCCGGTACGGTACGAAATGACCAGGTATTTGCCGGACGGCTGGCCGCCTGTTATTGATACTGACATTGATGGCCCAATATCAAGGCCGTTGGCCCTGGACAGGGACAACCCCAACATGGGCCGTTACTCGGCGTGCCGCCGGGTGGCCCGAACCATATTTGTGGGCAGTGCTCCTTCGGTTGCTGCCATGAGGGTCAGGGGACTGGAGGAAGTGCGCCTGAAGCTGGGCTGCGTGCAACCGGGAGAATCTGCGGCCACCTTTGGGGACGCATTGCGTCGCCTGGTTGAGCAGCTCACCTATTTATATAGCGATAATACCCGTTTTTGGTACGATACCCGCCCCAGCGTCAACAGGCTGGCCACCGACCGGGCCGAGCAGCTTGGAGATTATGCCGGGGAAGAGATTAAAAAGCGGTTATTAAAAATAAGAGACAAAGGTGATTTTGCCGGAGTGCACATGGCCCCGGGCAGCAGCGCCGACGTGGCGGATGAACAGTGTACCCGTTTGGTGGTTTTGGATTATAAACATTATCATTCCTCGGGCAATGATCATTCACCGGCTCTGCAAGCGGCGAAAGATATCTTGGAAAACAGGGGCGGGGGGCCCCGCCAGTATCGCAACACTTTGGTGTTTGTAGCCACAGAAAAGAACCGGGTTCCGGAATTGGAGCGCGCCGCCAGGCAGTATCTGGCCTGGAAGTCGATTGATGCAGAAAAAGAAGAACTTAATCTGGACAGTTTTCAAACCAAACAAGTAGTTACCAATGTGCAAAGAACCAATGAGACATTGGACGCCAGGATTCAGGAAGCCTATGCGTATTTGCTGGTGCCGACCCAGGAAGGTACGGGGCCCATAGACTGGGAGGTCTCACGTATTTCCGGCGGCAGCGAAAGCATGGTGCTGCGGGCCAATAAAAAACTGTTAAATGCCCAGCATCTTATCACCAAATGGTCACCGGCGATACTAAAAATGGAGCTTGACCGGTGGCTGTGGAAAGAAAGCCCGCACATTACCATCAAGAATTTGTGGAGTTATTTAACAACGTATTGCTATTTACCCAGGCTCAAAGATGAAACCGTATTGATGCAAACCATCAATGACGGGATCTGCGGAACGGAGTATTTTGCCTATGCGGCCAACATCACGGATGAAGGGAAGTACCAGGGCTTAAAGATCGGCCTGATGTTACCATCCGGGACATTGTATATGGATAATATAAGTTTGCTGGTTAAGCCCGAAGTGGCTTTGCAACAAATTGAGGAGGAAAAAAGAAAGAAGGAGGCGGCGGAAAAGGCCACGCAGGGTGGTGCCACCTACACCATCAAGCCCGACAACGGTAAAACTGCTATCAGTGAACCCGACAAACCGGAACCCGGTGACGAGATAATTGAGCAACCAAAACCAAAACGTTTTTACGGCAGCGTAAAACTTAACAGCACAAGAGTAGGAAGGGATGCCGGAACAATCGCCCAGGAAGTTATTGCCCACTTAACCTCTTTAATGGGAGCGGATGTACAAATCAGCCTTGATATTACAGCGACCATCCCCGAGGGGGCGCCTGATGACGTGGTCAGAATTGTAACGGAAAATTGCCGCACACTGAAGTTCGACACTCATGGATTTGAAGATGAGTAA
- a CDS encoding DUF1156 domain-containing protein, translated as MTYRKKLIEVALPLEAINKESAREKSIRHGHPSTLHLWWARRPLAACRAVLFASLVDDPGEYLAGEAAEKERRRLFDLIEELVKWENTNNEDVLNAARLEIARSVARQKGVELPAGRAPEKVNAFLAEHAPPVMDPFAGGGSIPLEAQRLGLKAYAGDLNPVAVLINKALIELPPRFANLPPVNPESRRQIGGTENWRGAAGLAEDIRYYGRLVRDMAYEKIGHLYPKVQLPPAYGGGEASVIAWLWARTVKCPNPACGAQMPLVRSFWLSKKKGKETWVDPVVDKTISPPKVSFEVRAGKGKALDGTVNRRGAVCLCCDTPVAFDHVRAEGRAGRMQAQLMAVVAEGQHGRVYLSPTRLQVAIASKDKPKWRPEAALPHNPRDFKTPNYGINTFADLFTPRQLVALTTFSELINKIRDVIEQDALTAGLACDNVPLSKGGTGAKAYAEAVAVYLSLAIDKGADYWSSICTWNVSRDNIRNTFARQAIPMNWDYAEGNPFSDSTGNWVACVNWVVEAVANAPAGDEGSAQQADATSFLGDTRHALFSTDPPYYDNIGYADLADFFYIWLRHNLKDIYPELFRTMLTPKNEELVATPYRFGGSKDKAKEHFERGLQKTFQQMCQKAEPNYPVTVYYAFKQAENDNGAAENGGRVVASTGWETMLTGLVKSGFQITGTWPMRTERSGRTLSVGSNALASSIVLVCRPRPEESPVTTRRELLSALKKHLPGALKSLQKSNIAPVDLAQAAIGPGMAVFSSYSQVLEADGSPMTVRTALSLINQVLDEYLAEQEGEYDSDTRWALAWFEQFGMQEGPFGDAETLSKAKNTSVSGLVLAGILQAKGGKVKLISRAEYPGDWDPAADNRPTVWEAVQYMILALEKSGEEAAARLLKKLGPMAEAARDLSYRLFSICERKGWAGEALAYNGLVVAWPRLLELAAHLPDEPQQGSLF; from the coding sequence ATGACCTACAGAAAAAAGTTGATTGAAGTTGCTTTACCGCTGGAGGCCATTAACAAGGAAAGCGCCCGGGAAAAGTCCATTCGCCACGGACACCCTTCAACATTGCATTTGTGGTGGGCCAGGCGCCCTTTGGCGGCCTGCCGGGCGGTGCTTTTTGCCAGCCTGGTGGACGACCCCGGTGAATATTTGGCGGGAGAGGCCGCGGAAAAAGAACGCCGGCGGTTGTTTGATCTGATTGAAGAATTGGTAAAATGGGAGAACACTAATAATGAAGATGTCTTAAACGCTGCCCGGCTGGAAATCGCCCGGAGTGTCGCCCGGCAGAAAGGGGTGGAGCTGCCGGCCGGTAGGGCACCGGAAAAAGTCAATGCCTTTTTGGCGGAACACGCACCCCCGGTAATGGACCCCTTTGCCGGAGGCGGCAGCATCCCCCTGGAGGCCCAGCGGCTGGGTTTAAAAGCCTACGCCGGCGATTTAAACCCGGTGGCGGTTTTAATCAACAAAGCTTTAATTGAGCTACCCCCCCGGTTTGCCAATTTGCCGCCGGTTAACCCCGAGTCACGGCGGCAAATCGGCGGCACCGAAAACTGGCGGGGCGCAGCCGGTCTGGCCGAGGACATTCGTTATTACGGGCGGCTGGTGCGGGATATGGCCTATGAAAAGATTGGTCACTTATATCCCAAGGTGCAACTGCCCCCGGCATACGGAGGCGGGGAAGCCAGTGTCATTGCCTGGCTGTGGGCGCGCACAGTGAAGTGCCCCAACCCGGCCTGCGGTGCGCAAATGCCTTTGGTTAGAAGTTTTTGGCTATCTAAGAAAAAGGGCAAAGAAACTTGGGTGGATCCGGTGGTGGATAAAACGATCAGCCCGCCGAAAGTTAGTTTTGAGGTCAGGGCGGGGAAGGGAAAGGCACTGGACGGGACGGTTAACCGCCGGGGTGCCGTATGCCTGTGCTGCGATACGCCGGTAGCTTTTGACCACGTCCGGGCCGAAGGGCGAGCCGGGCGCATGCAGGCACAGCTAATGGCGGTGGTAGCGGAAGGGCAACATGGCAGGGTGTATCTTTCACCAACAAGGCTACAGGTTGCTATTGCTTCAAAAGATAAACCGAAATGGCGACCAGAAGCTGCTTTGCCTCATAATCCACGCGACTTCAAAACACCGAATTACGGGATTAATACTTTTGCTGATTTATTCACCCCCCGCCAACTGGTTGCACTAACCACCTTTAGTGAGTTGATAAACAAAATCCGTGATGTTATTGAGCAGGATGCCCTGACCGCAGGGTTGGCTTGCGATAACGTACCTTTAAGCAAGGGGGGCACGGGTGCAAAAGCTTATGCCGAAGCGGTGGCTGTTTATTTGTCTCTGGCAATAGATAAAGGCGCGGATTACTGGTCATCCATATGTACCTGGAATGTAAGTCGTGATAATATCAGAAACACTTTTGCCCGGCAAGCCATCCCCATGAATTGGGATTACGCGGAAGGAAATCCCTTCAGCGATTCCACCGGCAACTGGGTGGCCTGTGTCAACTGGGTGGTGGAAGCGGTGGCCAATGCCCCGGCGGGAGACGAAGGAAGCGCGCAACAGGCGGACGCCACATCTTTTTTGGGCGATACAAGACACGCGCTGTTTTCCACCGACCCGCCGTATTACGACAATATAGGATACGCAGACCTGGCGGATTTCTTTTACATTTGGCTCAGACACAATTTGAAAGATATATACCCGGAACTATTCCGAACTATGCTCACCCCTAAAAATGAAGAACTGGTGGCCACTCCCTACCGCTTCGGGGGGAGTAAGGATAAGGCTAAGGAACATTTTGAGCGGGGTTTGCAAAAGACTTTTCAGCAGATGTGTCAAAAGGCCGAACCAAATTATCCGGTGACCGTTTACTATGCCTTTAAACAGGCTGAAAATGATAACGGTGCCGCGGAAAACGGCGGCCGGGTGGTGGCTTCCACCGGCTGGGAGACCATGCTTACCGGCCTTGTAAAGTCCGGTTTTCAAATTACCGGCACTTGGCCCATGCGCACTGAACGATCCGGCAGGACATTATCAGTGGGTTCCAATGCCCTGGCTTCTTCCATCGTATTGGTTTGCCGCCCCCGCCCGGAGGAATCGCCCGTAACCACCCGGCGGGAGTTGCTTTCGGCATTAAAAAAACACCTGCCAGGGGCGCTAAAAAGCCTGCAAAAAAGCAACATCGCCCCGGTGGACCTGGCCCAGGCGGCCATCGGGCCGGGCATGGCGGTGTTTTCCTCATACAGCCAAGTGCTGGAGGCCGACGGCTCCCCCATGACGGTGCGCACAGCCCTGTCCCTGATTAACCAGGTGCTGGACGAATACCTGGCCGAGCAGGAAGGGGAATATGACTCCGATACCCGCTGGGCGCTGGCCTGGTTTGAACAATTTGGTATGCAAGAAGGCCCCTTTGGCGATGCCGAAACGCTTTCCAAAGCCAAAAACACCAGTGTAAGCGGGTTGGTGCTGGCGGGCATTTTACAAGCTAAAGGCGGTAAAGTAAAACTTATATCCAGAGCCGAGTACCCGGGCGATTGGGACCCCGCTGCCGATAACCGGCCCACAGTCTGGGAAGCGGTACAATATATGATTTTAGCCCTTGAAAAGTCCGGCGAAGAAGCAGCCGCCCGTCTATTGAAAAAGCTGGGCCCAATGGCCGAAGCGGCCAGGGATCTCTCTTACCGTTTATTCAGCATCTGCGAGCGCAAAGGCTGGGCCGGCGAAGCATTGGCTTATAACGGGTTGGTGGTTGCCTGGCCCAGGTTGTTGGAACTGGCGGCACATTTACCTGATGAACCACAACAGGGATCATTATTTTAA